In Microbulbifer pacificus, the genomic stretch GAATCAGTACTCATACAGTTCCAGTGGCAGCCCATCCGGGTCGCTGAAAAAAGTAAACCGCCTGCCCGTGTATTCATCCTCGCGCACCGGCTCTACCTCCACACCGTGCGCCTCCAGGTATGCCTTCACATCCGCCACGGAATCTACCGCAAACGCCAGGTGCCGCAAGCCCTGTGCCTCCGGATAACTGGGGCGCGCCGG encodes the following:
- a CDS encoding VOC family protein, giving the protein MLKSIHHAAIICSDYQRSKVFYTELLGLEIIAENYRAPRNSWKLDLRLPEGGQVELFSFPDAPARPSYPEAQGLRHLAFAVDSVADVKAYLEAHGVEVEPVREDEYTGRRFTFFSDPDGLPLELYEY